One region of Dysidea avara chromosome 1, odDysAvar1.4, whole genome shotgun sequence genomic DNA includes:
- the LOC136243810 gene encoding uncharacterized protein, producing MKSYAAAVYLRVEKHSSVKVNLIFSKMRLVSKGTHKMKGNITLPRLELLAVNIGIRAANFVARELKLPSLRRILWTDSTCVLHWLKTNKPLPTFVENRVKEVLKESDVIFRYVPSDQNPADFPTRGLLVSEVKEAKLWWNGPTWLKDAENIWPEWCIPQLTPEILQGLECGVPRALYETTSVISHDVDNVNSICGIDEKKFSSLRRLLRVTVYCLKFIRRRIWLTLTQSIRESIERRCKLLYFVLSSLSDGQSVCASDLQVATLLWVSVVQKRRFADVLTAIEKDRKHCLIHQLGLKLDVYGVLRCYGRFLNAETTDSSKCPKLLPRHEILTRLLIKEVHERLIHAGVAHTLSQIREEYWIPQGRVAVRSVLSCCMICRRHEGAPFPLPLMPPWPRERVARSDPFQFTGLDYLGPVYVKEGSQLHKVWVCLFTCLTVRAVHLEWVLGLTAEQFLNCLRRFISRRGKPDSIISDNAPQFKLTNTVINQQWRRVFTDKDLLSYVSSEGIRWSFTTALAPWQGGLYERLVGMVKRCLRKALGRKNFTLDQLATLLTEIEAVLNSRPLTYVYEDFQSGFTLTPSHFLVTNRKLGLPSTEDSYHTDEDYQPKRDTATQLFTTWKKGQKYLDLFWKVWREEYLLSLRESLPIYHKNSRHSTLRVPKIDDIVLVKDDNIPRCSWKLGKIQKLITGRDGQIRSAEVLLPSGGVIARAICHLYPLELPSKTDEQITMMDNRRSEDDVTEYDDINNQEQYSTKHDKKRKAHLIARQRIHKCLRDNPTSILFALPGGCRD from the coding sequence ATGAAATCTTATGCAGCTGCAGTGTATCTTCGTGTAGAGAAACATAGTTCTGTCAAGGTAAACCTTATCTTTTCAAAGATGAGATTGGTTTCAAAGGGTACCCATAAGATGAAAGGAAATATTACACTTCCTAGACTGGAGTTACTTGCTGTTAACATTGGAATACGAGCAGCAAATTTTGTTGCTAGGGAGTTGAAATTACCATCATTGAGACGGATTTTGTGGACAGATTCAACATGTGTTTTACATTGGTTAAAAACCAACAAGCCGTTGCCCACCTTTGTTGAGAATAGAGTGAAAGAAGTGTTAAAGGAATCTGATGTTATTTTTCGATATGTACCATCTGACCAGAACCCTGCTGATTTTCCTACTAGAGGATTGCTAGTGTCTGAAGTTAAGGAAGCCAAATTATGGTGGAATGGGCCTACGTGGCTTAAAGATGCAGAGAACATCTGGCCAGAATGGTGTATACCTCAATTGACACCCGAGATTTTACAAGGATTGGAATGTGGGGTTCCAAGGGCTTTGTATGAAACGACTTCAGTCATTAGTCATGATGTTGACAATGTTAACTCAATTTGTGGAATTGATGAAAAGAAGTTTTCCTCCTTGAGAAGACTTTTGAGAGTTACTGTTTATTGTTTAAAGTTTATTAGGAGAAGAATCTGGCTTACTTTGACACAGTCGATTAGGGAATCAATTGAAAGGAGGTGTAagttattgtactttgtgttgaGTTCATTGTCTGATGGACAGTCAGTTTGTGCAAGTGATTTACAGGTAGCAACATTGTTGTGGGTGTCTGTTGTTCAGAAACGAAGGTTTGCTGATGTACTGACTGCTATTGAGAAAGAtagaaaacactgtttgatacacCAGCTTGGTTTGAAGTTAGATGTCTATGGAGTATTACGATGTTATGGACGATTTCTAAATGCTGAAACTACTGACAGTTCCAAATGTCCAAAGTTGCTACCACGGCATGAAATACTTACACGGTTACTGATTAAAGAAGTGCATGAACGCTTGATTCATGCTGGAGTTGCACATACGCTTTCACAAATCCGTGAGGAGTATTGGATACCTCAGGGTCGAGTAGCAGTAAGAAGTGTTTTATCATGTTGTATGATCTGTCGTAGACACGAAGGTGCCCCTTTCCCATTGCCACTGATGCCCCCTTGGCCCCGTGAGAGAGTGGCTAGATCTGATCCTTTTCAATTTACTGGACTTGATTACTTGGGGCCAGTGTATGTTAAGGAGGGAAGTCAGTTACATAAGGTTTGGGTGTGTTTATTCACATGCCTAACTGTTAGAGCTGTACATTTGGAGTGGGTATTGGGTTTGACGGCTGAGCAGTTTCTAAATTGTTTGAGAAGATTCATTTCACGACGAGGAAAGCCTGATTCCATAATTTCAGATAATGCTCCTCAATTCAAACTTACAAATACGGTGATAAATCAACAGTGGAGGAGAGTTTTTACAGACAAGGATTTGTTAAGTTATGTTTCTAGTGAGGGTATCAGATGGAGCTTTACTACAGCTTTGGCCCCTTGGCAGGGTGGCCTTTATGAACGGTTAGTTGGGATGGTTAAGCGATGTTTACGGAAAGCTTTGGGAAGAAAAAATTTTACTTTGGATCAACTAGCTACCTTGCTGACAGAGATCGAGGCAGTACTTAATTCGAGGCCACTAACATATGTGTATGAAGACTTTCAGTCGGGCTTTACGTTGACACCGTCACATTTTTTGGTTACTAACAGGAAACTGGGTCTTCCATCCACAGAAGATAGTTATCATACAGATGAGGATTATCAACCTAAGAGAGATACTGCAACACAATTGTTTACGACTTGGAAGAAAGGCCAGAAGTATCTGGATTTGTTTTGGAAGGTTTGGAGGGAGGAGTATTTATTGAGTCTCCGAGAAAGTTTACCTATCTATCACAAAAATTCAAGACACTCAACATTAAGAGTTCCTAAAATAGATGACATAGTATTGGTGAAAGATGATAACATCCCTAGATGTAGTTGGAAACTAGGTAAAATTCAGAAGTTGATAACTGGACGTGATGGTCAAATTAGATCAGCAGAGGTTCTTTTACCAAGTGGTGGTGTGATTGCTAGAGCTATATGTCACCTTTATCCACTGGAATTGCCTAGTAAAACAGATGAACAGATAACTATGATGGACAATAGAAGATCTGAGGATGATGTTACTGAATATGATGATATCAATAACCAGGAACAATACTCTACTAAACATGATAAGAAAAGGAAGGCTCATTTGATCGCCCGACAACGAATACATAAATGTTTGAGGGATAACCCAACTTCTATTTTATTTGCTCTCCCGGGAGGATGTCGAGACTGA
- the LOC136243934 gene encoding uncharacterized protein gives MSGPIRKIIGPAKARLQQYIESANGLLENKPKEQELDEYESEVEDFLNRLTTNVSLLEKCNKDWSNVLKEAKGDAKATEEKEYSRATDGETGFIELMFAANEVISRLKARVTLISRKREQANYQKMLTSTQTNLQPIIDHATVQATREVQAATLTSSSSGDTFTVNNPQLSVHLPKLHLPIFDGNLLKWPEFWDIFHSSVHKQKIPNVSKFSYLKGTLRGVASVAISGISVTEENYDVALKLLKERFGRKESIVEVLYAKLQNLPTSSCKFSDIQYTHNNIERILRQLESQGETVDNQRMLVYQILSKFPLEVILKLESTKQCDEEWTMELLRQLLSRYVIVQENAYRRVANAKGRNYDYRPVRHEGGQKESQSLSGGGKQLLNQASVDTFTTNVQRRGRSPSCVFCRGDHFNDECDRVKTLAERKRKLITQGRCFLCFKVGHTFTDCSSPQRYGCYYCGKKQHHNRAICPQRFGDGEVRKNVVPDHDVGNVVTEGSQDKPTETLNASVGTDHALIASGEKVLLQTAVVPIQTADGSATIMAKVLLDSASHRTFITDQLAKKLKLTCDREELLSISTFAARTPQQVNTFVVHFNVITKNNSCLPLHANVINKITGPIQRGPIQPSDLEFLLSISPEKMADTVPKDVEPVNVDLLIGSDYFWTILGTEKLTLPSGLFLISSKIGYILTGKYSIRSCQQHVSSCLVMTEVNKMLPEMSMVSCSDDSVTCIEDFWRLETIGISDPLDITDDDKALERFNSSICFEDGRYQIQWPWKYENLDIPENLDIAVGRLRSLARRFQKDRNLLEKYDEVISSQVKQGIVEKVTTDTRTSQQCHYLPHHPVITPAKSTTKLRIVYDASTKAKRGEKSLNECLHRGPVLLPDLCGILLRFRIQPIVMLADIEKAFLQVGIQEMDRDVTRFLWFKNLQSLEVVEENLDVYRFCRVPFGIICSPFLLGGTIKYHLKKIGTPVASQISENIYVDNVLLGAGTVKEAHKIYFESKNIFGKASMNLREWISNSSEFLGLLPETEVVKGSVVKTFGMPWNYKEDNLQVGGVNFSNSDVIPTKREVLKVVAKVFDPLGLVTPVTFYGKVFLQVLWMESVSWDEPLSEELCKRWNEI, from the coding sequence ATGTCCGGACCAATAAGGAAGATAATAGGACCCGCTAAGGCCCGTCTACAGCAGTACATTGAGTCAGCGAACGGTTTGTTGGAGAATAAACCCAAGGAACAGGAACTGGACGAATACGAGAGTGAAGTAGAAGATTTTCTGAACAGGCTCACGACTAACGTTTCGTTGCTAGAAAAATGCAACAAAGACTGGTCGAACGTTCTTAAGGAAGCAAAAGGTGACGCCAAGGCTACTGAAGAGAAAGAGTATTCTCGAGCGACAGATGGCGAAACTGGATTTATTGAACTTATGTTTGCCGCCAATGAAGTGATATCCAGATTGAAAGCAAGAGTAACATTAATCTCAAGGAAGAGAGAACAAGCCAACTACCAGAAAATGCTAACctcaacacaaactaaccttcAACCTATAATTGACCATGCAACTGTACAAGCTACACGGGAAGTACAAGCTGCGACCTTGACCTCTTCTTCATCAGGTGATACCTTTACAGTAAACAATCCACAGTTGTCAGTACATCTTCCGAAGTTGCATTTACCGATATTTGATGGAAATTTGTTAAAGTGGCCAGAATTTTGGGATATTTTTCATTCGTCCGTTCATAAGCAGAAGATACCAAATGTGTCAAAGTTCAGTTATCTCAAGGGAACTCTCCGAGGTGTTGCCTCTGTTGCAATTTCAGGCATCTCTGTAACTGAGGAGAACTATGACGTAGCACTCAAACTTTTAAAGGAGAGATTTGGAAGAAAGGAATCAATAGTTGAAGTGCTTTATGCCAAATTACAGAATCTTCCAACCTCTTCGTGCAAGTTCAGTGACATTCAGTACACTCACAATAATATTGAGAGAATATTGAGACAGTTGGAGTCACAAGGTGAGACAGTTGACAATCAGAGGATGCTGGTTTACCAGATTTTGAGCAAGTTCCCTTTGGAAGTCATTTTAAAGTTGGAAAGCACAAAACAATGTGATGAAGAATGGACAATGGAATTATTGAGACAGTTATTGAGTCGATATGTGATTGTTCAAGAGAATGCTTATCGAAGAGTGGCTAATGCCAAAGGAAGGAATTATGACTATCGACCTGTAAGACATGAAGGAGGACAAAAGGAGAGTCAATCCTTGTCCGGAGGTGGTAAGCAGTTATTGAATCAGGCATCTGTTGACACTTTTACTACTAATGTACAGAGAAGAGGTAGAAGTCCTAGTTGTGTGTTCTGCAGAGGTGACCACTTTAATGATGAATGTGACAGAGTTAAAACACTTGCTGAACGTAAGCGGAAACTGATAACTCAGGGTCgttgttttctttgttttaagGTTGGACACACATTTACTGATTGTTCATCACCTCAGAGATATGGTTGTTATTATTGTGGGAAAAAACAACACCATAATCGAGCTATATGCCCACAAAGATTTGGTGATGGTGAAGTGAGAAAGAATGTTGTTCCTGACCATGATGTTGGTAATGTAGTAACAGAGGGGAGTCAAGATAAACCTACTGAAACTCTTAATGCAAGTGTAGGCACTGATCATGCTTTAATTGCTTCTGGAGAAAAGGTCTTGTTACAGACAGCAGTTGTTCCTATTCAGACAGCAGATGGATCAGCAACCATTATGGCAAAAGTTTTGTTGGATAGTGCAAGTCATCGTACCTTCATAACTGACCAGCTGGCTAAGAAGTTGAAGTTAACTTGTGATCGTGAGGAGTTACTGTCTATATCGACCTTTGCTGCAAGGACACCTCAGCAGGTAAACACCTTTGTTGTCCACTTTAATGTGATAACTAAAAACAATTCTTGTTTACCACTTCATGCTAATGTgataaataaaattacaggccCAATACAAAGGGGCCCAATACAACCATCAGATCTAGAGTTTTTGCTATCAATTTCTCCAGAGAAAATGGCTGACACTGTTCCCAAGGATGTAGAGCCGGTGAATGTTGACCTCTTAATAGGATCTGATTATTTTTGGACCATCTTGGGTACTGAGAAGTTGACACTTCCATCAGGATTGTTTTTGATATCCTCAAAGATAGGATACATTCTTACAGGAAAGTACAGTATCAGAAGTTGTCAACAACATGTTTCAAGTTGTCTTGTGATGACAGAGGTTAATAAGATGTTACCTGAAATGAGTATGGTTTCATGTTCTGATGATTCAGTTACTTGTATTGAAGACTTTTGGAGATTGGAAACAATTGGAATCAGCGATCCATTGGACATAACTGATGATGATAAAGCTCTTGAAAGATTTAATTCCTCGATTTGTTTTGAGGATGGTAGGTATCAGATACAGTGGCCATGGAAATATGAGAACTTGGATATTCCTGAAAACTTGGATATTGCAGTTGGTAGACTTAGATCTTTGGCAAGACGTTTTCAGAAGGATAGAAATCTACTTGAGAAATATGATGAAGTTATTTCTAGTCAAGTTAAGCAAGGAATAGTGGAGAAGGTCACTACTGATACAAGGACAAGTCAACAATGCCATTATCTTCCTCATCATCCAGTGATCACACCAGCTAAGAGTACAACCAAACTGCGTATTGTGTATGATGCTTCAACCAAAGCAAAGAGGGGAGAGAAGAGTTTAAATGAGTGTCTTCACAGAGGCCCTGTGTTATTACCAGACTTGTGTGGTATCCTACTTCGTTTTAGGATCCAGCCAATTGTCATGCTTGCTGACATCGAGAAAGCCTTTTTGCAGGTTGGTATCCAGGAGATGGACAGAGATGTAACAAGGTTCCTCTGGTTTAAGAACTTACAAAGCTTAGAAGTGGTTGAAGAAAATCTGGATGTTTACCGATTTTGTCGAGTTCCATTTGGAATTATTTGTAGTCCCTTTTTGTTGGGAGGAACAATCAAGTATCATTTGAAGAAGATTGGCACACCTGTTGCTTCACAGATTAGTGAGAACATCTATGTTGATAATGTCCTACTTGGAGCTGGTACTGTGAAAGAAGCTCACAAGATTTATTTTGAGTCAAAGAACATTTTTGGAAAGGCATCTATGAATCTAAGGGAGTGGATCTCCAATTCATCTGAATTCCTTGGTTTGTTACCGGAGACTGAAGTTGTCAAAGGAAGTGTTGTTAAGACCTTTGGCATGCCATGGAATTACAAAGAAGATAACCTACAAGTTGGAGGAGTTAATTTTAGTAACTCGGATGTTATCCCTACAAAAAGGGAGGTATTGAAAGTAGTGGCTAAGGTTTTTGATCCACTGGGTCTTGTTACTCCGGTGACATTTTATGGGAAGGTGTTTCTTCAAGTACTGTGGATGGAGAGTGTGTCATGGGATGAGCCTTTGTCAGAAGAGTTATGTAAGAGATGGAATGAAATATAG
- the LOC136261163 gene encoding uncharacterized protein isoform X1, whose amino-acid sequence MYINNYNKPYNHDSSTCIDANCITCAKQYVTNLSSYTLSETQIFLLSKGLSFVPTARNPNHFELLRDLDYFFHKIRRLSRPKKHTDQHAMVPKFPKRKLMKRGFDYNRAFTSFADLEGVLGTVKQEVSELSLADKAKGNLTYKERQALKELKNNSDIIINKSDKSTNVVIQDKSTYIREGLDHLNDCNTYCKLDGNPTASICMEINSVLNNYYKRGLLTKQMVEACSPTNNARLARLYFLKKTHKNPMGIRPIVSCCDSPTENLSQFVDYWLQPIMKALPSYLENSTQLINELRQLEVEPNTILVTVDVKSLYTCIPHSDGIKACLEALTELKVSYPSLPDPEMLAKLLEIVLTMNTFEFNNTCYQQLQGVAMGSKLSPAYANIFMGRLEKDFLSQVAFKPLYYKRYIDDLIILWEHTEDELKNFISNLNAFHPTIKFTYEYSHHSINYLDLQIHKGPDFLSTKTLDVSTYIKPTNKQAYIHETSFHPQGTSKGVIIGEMKRFVRTNSKLDTFLEFKKKHRINLLKRGYSHKVIHQQMNRVKFSNRSQELKSHCKVGISNRIAFITRFSKVAPKVMGIIKKYWPNIQRTNCFKNNVIPFPFLTFRKNRNLRSHLVRAKLNGVDCDENSPPPIKMEIK is encoded by the coding sequence ATGTATATAAACAATTATAACAAACCATATAACCATGACTCTAGTACATGTATTGATGCCAATTGTATAACTTGTGCCAAGCAGTATGTTACCAACTTGTCAAGCTATACACTATCAGAGACCCAAATTTTCCTACTTAGTAAAGGGTTGAGTTTTGTCCCAACAGCAAGAAATCCTAACCATTTTGAACTATTAAGAGACCTAGATTATTTTTTCCATAAAATACGAAGACTGTCACGGCCTAAAAAACATACAGACCAACATGCTATGGTACCGAAATTCCCTAAGCGTAAACTTATGAAGAGAGGGTTTGACTATAATAGGGCATTTACATCATTTGCAGATTTAGAGGGAGTTCTTGGTACTGTAAAACAAGAAGTTTCAGAGTTATCTCTTGCAGATAAAGCCAAAGGGAACCTCACCTACAAGGAGCGACAAGCCCTTAAAGAGCTTAAGAATAATTCTGatattataataaataaatctGATAAATCAACAAATGTCGTGATTCAAGACAAGTCTACTTACATAAGAGAGGGTCTTGATCATCTCAACGACTGTAATACATATTGTAAGCTAGATGGTAACCCCACAGCTAGTATTTGCATGGAGATAAACTCCGTACTTAATAACTATTACAAAAGAGGACTCCTTACTAAACAAATGGTTGAGGCTTGCTCCCCAACTAACAATGCCAGATTAGCCAGACTTTACTTTTTAAAGAAAACACACAAGAATCCAATGGGAATTCGACCCATAGTTAGTTGTTGTGACAGTCCTACGGAAAACCTATCACAATTTGTAGACTACTGGCTACAACCAATCATGAAGGCACTACCCTCATATCTTGAGAATTCCACCCAATTAATCAATGAGCTTAGACAGCTTGAGGTCGAACCAAATACTATCTTAGTAACGGTAGATGTAAAATCGCTATATACATGCATTCCACACTCAGATGGAATAAAAGCATGTCTAGAAGCATTAACAGAACTTAAAGTGAGTTACCCATCTCTACCCGATCCTGAAATGTTAGCCAAATTACTTGAAATTGTTCTGACAATGAATACGTTTGAATTTAACAACACTTGTTATCAGCAATTACAAGGCGTCGCTATGGGATCCAAATTATCACCAGCCTATGCAAATATTTTTATGGGTAGGCTGGAAAAGGATTTTCTATCCCAAGTCGCTTTTAAACCGCTGTACTACAAACGTTACATTGACGACCTAATAATACTATGGGAACATACGGAAGATGAACTTAAGAACTTCATTTCTAATTTAAATGCATTCCACCCCACAATTAAATTTACCTATGAATACAGCCACCATAGCATCAACTATCTTGACCTCCAGATACACAAGGGACCTGATTTTTTATCTACAAAAACATTAGATGTCTCAACCTATATTAAACCTACAAATAAGCAGGCCTACATCCATGAAACATCTTTCCATCCCCAAGGTACTAGTAAAGGCGTCATTATTGGAGAAATGAAACGATTCGTCAGAACTAATTCGAAACTTGACACGTTCTTGGAGTTTAAGAAAAAACATAGAATCAATCTATTAAAGAGAGGGTACTCACATAAAGTCATTCATCAGCAAATGAATAGAGTTAAGTTCTCAAATAGATCTCAAGAGCTTAAGTCACATTGCAAGGTTGGAATTTCTAACAGAATAGCCTTCATTACAAGGTTTTCTAAAGTAGCACCTAAGGTTATGGGAATCATTAAAAAGTACTGGCCGAACATACAACGGACCAATtgctttaaaaataatgttatcCCATTTCCATTCCTCACATTTAGGAAAAATCGCAATCTAAGGTCTCACTTAGTCAGAGCTAAATTAAATGGAGTTGACTGTGATGAGAACTCTCCCCCTCCTATTAAAATGGAAATTAAATAG
- the LOC136261163 gene encoding uncharacterized protein isoform X2 has translation MTSSTIEDMDSSLLDVSAEIIGETPKKKPMSPQSFATDVFERLAIVTPSGRVDAAEFLSSNTIDYTPGVVSLPDVTRKSINDILKEPLWRVLKEKAKSISKQTFLSDCIKNKAIPIGVTPKVPLKIIDPPQELSTKWDEILNECGTRLTTALDDFHKAEIAQIELKAAKVIHDASCELLPQLITEFPNIGDILEGTIREVKLDCAITTRRLQRKRSAAANPDQSVRKKIKTVKTTPSRKKPLKKVKPKKLFSKNLKEKKD, from the exons ATGACAAG TAGCACTATCGAAGACATGGACAGCAGTCTCCTGGATGTGTCAGCAGAGATCATCGGTGAGACCCCCAAGAAGAAGCCTATGTCCCCACAGTCTTTTGCCACGGACGTTTTTGAACGCCTGgcaatagtaacaccatcaggtagagtcgatgccgccGAATTCTTAAGTTCCAATACTATTGATTACACTCCCGGCGTTGTGTCGCTCCCTGATGTTACTAGGAAATCTATCAATGACATCTTGAAGGAACCACTTTGGAGAGTCCTAAAGGAAAAGGCTAAATCTATAAGCAAACAAACTTTCTTAAGTGACTGCATAAAGAACAAAGCCATTCCTATAGGAGTAACACCAAAAgttcctttgaaaatcattgaCCCTCCCCAAGAACTGTCTACCAAGTGGGACGAAATATTAAACGAATGTGGAACCAGACTTACCACAGCACTGGATGACTTCCACAAAGCTGAAATAGCTCAAATAGAGCTTAAAGCGGCTAAAGTCATCCATGATGCTTCGTGTGAATTACTACCTCAGCTCATCACTGAGTTCCCTAACATAGGTGATATTCTAGAAGGCACCATCAGAGAGGTCAAACTGGATTGTGCAATTACTACCAGGAGACTGCAACGTAAGCGAAGCGCCGCAGCCAATCCTGATCAATCTGTAAGGAAGAAGATAAAAACTGTAAAAACAACACCATCTCGTAAGAAACCTCTTAAGAAGGTTAAACCGAAAAAGCTGTTTTCAAAAAACTTAAAAGAGAAAAAAGACTAA